A genomic segment from Janibacter sp. DB-40 encodes:
- a CDS encoding TAXI family TRAP transporter solute-binding subunit, which produces MRRRELFTLAAAGSLLTLAGCGTNKGAAYTDGRLTMAVVSTYGTGTATYADMAAVANAIADVKDIRTRIMTSDTAIGRLLPLKQGTATFSRTGDDYIFAFEASYEFATRAWGPQPTRLVWGPTAPHGLLTRVDTGIRGVEDLKGKKIPRITANPSVNSKIGVALTAAGLTEDDVEMVPISYGEQADGLKSGQLDILFQQVYGSSLFELESSVDVRWVEFRKDDAALQQAIDDLSPSLMLGEFSGAPGQKEGETSIGYIYSVPIISYAETEAETVSTFVNAILDSYDVYKDSTRTTPDWAPGSAVLEPQQVPFHEGLVAVLEERDLWTDAARKKQEELLAREPRLNEGWQIVTTEVDDDSRLADTWAQWKEGNGL; this is translated from the coding sequence GTGCGCAGGAGAGAACTCTTCACGCTGGCAGCCGCAGGATCGTTGCTCACCCTCGCCGGGTGTGGCACCAACAAGGGCGCCGCCTACACGGACGGACGGCTCACCATGGCCGTCGTCAGCACGTACGGGACGGGAACCGCCACCTACGCCGACATGGCGGCCGTGGCCAACGCGATCGCCGACGTCAAGGACATCCGCACCCGGATCATGACGTCTGACACCGCGATCGGCCGGCTGCTCCCCCTCAAGCAGGGGACGGCGACCTTCTCCCGCACCGGTGACGACTACATCTTCGCGTTCGAGGCGTCGTACGAGTTCGCCACGCGTGCGTGGGGTCCCCAGCCAACGCGGCTCGTGTGGGGCCCGACCGCACCCCACGGCCTGCTCACCCGCGTGGACACCGGGATCCGCGGAGTCGAGGACCTGAAGGGCAAGAAGATCCCGCGCATCACCGCCAACCCCTCCGTGAACAGCAAGATCGGCGTCGCCCTCACTGCCGCCGGCCTCACCGAGGACGACGTCGAGATGGTCCCGATCTCGTACGGGGAGCAGGCGGATGGACTCAAGTCGGGGCAGCTCGACATCCTCTTCCAGCAGGTCTACGGCTCTTCGCTCTTCGAGCTCGAGAGCTCCGTCGACGTCCGCTGGGTGGAGTTCCGCAAGGACGACGCGGCCCTCCAGCAGGCCATCGATGACCTCAGCCCCTCCCTCATGCTCGGGGAGTTCTCGGGCGCGCCCGGCCAGAAGGAGGGCGAGACGAGCATCGGGTACATCTACAGCGTCCCCATCATCAGCTATGCCGAGACCGAGGCCGAGACCGTCAGCACATTCGTCAACGCGATCCTCGACTCCTACGACGTGTACAAGGACTCCACCCGAACCACCCCCGACTGGGCTCCCGGTTCCGCCGTCCTGGAGCCGCAGCAGGTCCCGTTCCACGAGGGGCTCGTCGCCGTGCTGGAGGAGCGGGATCTGTGGACGGACGCCGCTCGGAAGAAGCAGGAGGAGCTGCTGGCTCGCGAGCCACGACTGAACGAGGGGTGGCAGATCGTGACCACGGAGGTCGACGACGACAGCAGGCTCGCGGACACCTGGGCCCAGTGGAAGGAAGGCAATGGACTCTGA